A portion of the Williamwhitmania sp. genome contains these proteins:
- a CDS encoding glycosyl hydrolase family 28-related protein, producing MTKFLTPTPKFTVYNNGIPANGAKVYVYAAGTTTPADSYSDEAGTPNTNPVICDSRGECDVWLTPGTSYKFVVKDSADATIYTVDDIASVIDSSNINFLQAGTGAVTRTVQSKERDVISVKDFGATGDGVTDDTAAIQAAIDAAVALTSSIVTFPPGTYIT from the coding sequence ATGACCAAATTCCTAACTCCAACACCCAAGTTTACTGTCTACAACAATGGTATCCCTGCTAACGGGGCGAAAGTCTACGTCTATGCCGCTGGTACTACGACTCCGGCTGATTCTTACTCAGACGAAGCTGGAACACCCAACACTAATCCAGTTATCTGTGATTCTAGGGGAGAGTGTGACGTATGGCTCACCCCAGGAACGTCTTATAAGTTTGTAGTCAAAGATTCTGCTGATGCGACGATCTACACTGTAGATGACATAGCGTCGGTGATAGATTCATCAAACATAAACTTTCTCCAAGCTGGAACTGGAGCGGTAACGCGTACCGTTCAAAGTAAAGAAAGAGATGTTATAAGCGTGAAAGACTTTGGTGCTACTGGTGACGGAGTTACTGATGACACGGCGGCGATACAAGCGGCAATTGACGCTGCTGTTGCGCTTACAAGTTCAATAGTAACATTTCCTCCAGGCACTTATATAACAA